The genomic region CCTTTATGCACTCCCTGAATTTTAACAGCTTGTGGCTGTAACTAAGCACTACATGAATGTTTTCCAACTCAATAGCTCGACAAACCTAATGCCTTTTGAAATTGATACCGTTCAAATCTATAGAAACACAagatataaaatgattatactcaaatattttatttatttatgtgtgaaaCAGAAACTGGTGGAATCTGTCTCAATTTTTGATATGAATGCCTCTGCTTATTGTACGACAGACATTCATCACAGAGTGTGCTTATTTTACTCACCCCTGTGTATTCTGTTCTGAGTGAAATGGTCATCGTTACGTGGTCGTCtcctcagtcagtcagttcATCTATAAAACCATGCTGGGCAAAATTCCTTCATACTTaacttatttttatatacaatgGAAACATGGAGATCATCACTTTTGGTCTTTGGTCTGATTGTGATTTGTTGTTCCTAACGTTCatactgaaatgaaatggaacCATTTGCAGTCTGATCTAAACCTTCAAACCCCAGACGCCCAGTGTTTTGCATGAgcagtgttttaatgtattcTAACTGGAACTGCTGCAACTGTCTTGGCTTCCCTTGTAAAATGATTTACATGCATTTTGACTGTTAAAATATGCTGCCACCACAGTGTAAATATAACACTATTCTTCCTTCAACACCTGAGGAGATAGTGTAGTGTGTGGACAATGGATACATTCTCTACTGTGAAGACTTCCTTGAATGATGAGTGCATCAGGAATCATTTACACGTCAGGCTTTCATGTCAGTGTCAGCACAGAAGAGGAGGATTTTCACTTATACACAGAATCCATTAATTCAGGagatattatatttatttacatctcATATCCAGTACATGTCTTTATATTACCTTAACCAAAACCTAATTGTAACCTATGCCATAAAAACTTAGCCTTAATCTTAAAGTCTAACGATATACATACTAGCGCATTGCCTGTGTTCCTCTAAGTAAGATAAACCACCTTAAAATGTTCTTattcaggtccccacaacatgagtaaaacacacacacacacacatttatgggcACATATGGCTAACGTTACAGCATCAGCGAGGAAGACTGAAATTGTAATGgtaaaaagtgttttgtgtAAATACAGGTTTAGATGATGGAGTCAGAGGCAGAGTCTAAAGCAGAAGGCGGGGAGCTCATAATCAGATTATCTCCCACTATTTTTGTGGATTTGCTGATCTAGGACACACTGGAATTACATCcatttgttgaaatgaaaattgCTTTTCATGtggcattcatttatttcctctccTTAACTGTGAGTTAGTGGttcaatgaaataataattgtaattttacAATCACAACAgagtaaaatactgtaaatgctGGCAATATAAATATTCATGCCATTACTGCAAACAAATGTGAACTCCAATACTTCCTAAAGCTGCGTTCAGGCCCACCAGCCCCATCGCTTGTGCATATCCAGTCACAGTTGTCAACACGCTGTGTTTCTTTGCAGAACACATGTTGTCTGTCTGATCGCACATCTCTGGACACTTTTTGTCACACTGTTTTTGCAACATAGAGATTTCTTTGAAATATCTTTCTCTCACGCACTGTAGTATCTCCTCCAGCTGTTGCTTGAGACTTTCTTTGTGTGCTTTATGtttctccatcttcatcttGATAAGTTTTAGCTCGTTGCTCAGAGCCTCGGTCTtccttttctctgctctgtggttttCCGTGTGTTTGTCCAGTTCTCGCCGATTCTTAACCCTTTCATTCCTGAGCATGTCCTCCATtcgctttttttcctcctcctctttccgtCTCTGCTCCTCCAAGCTAATGATGAGTTTCTCCAGCTGTTTCTGCAAAGCTTCCTCTTTCATCAGGTTTTCCACTCTATCCTTTTGCATCTTCTCCTCCATTGCTCTTCTACTTTTCTCCTCTTGCTTAGCTTGCTCCTCCAGGAGTTTTGTAACCATGTCAAGCTTTTTTTGAAgagcttccttcttcttctcctcctcttgacGTATCTCTGTTATTCTAATCATATCctgtatctctctctcctccttctccttcctgtTATTTTCCTCAATCTCTCGTTTAAAGGCCTCCACTCGTTGTCTTACCAGTTTCTCATCTTCTTGCTTCTCCAGCTCCCGTTTTTTCTTCAGCTTCTCTATCTCTCTTTTCGTATTTTGCAGAACAACTTCCAGCTCTCCTTCATACCACTCTTTTATTGCAGcctcctgtttctttttttcaagcTCCTCCTTCTCATTCTgcagcctcctctcctcctgcagctccagcacCAGCTCTTCCTCTGCTTTTTGGAGAACCTTGCTGGTGTAGTAACTTCCTTCATTACTCTGCATCAGGGCGTCCACTATGGTGAGCAGCTCATGCACCTGCCCCTTGTCCTTGGAGTTGTGGTTGTTGAAGACACAGTACCTGCCCCCACATTCATCCACCAACTCAGCCAGATCTTTGCACCTGTCAATCAGACACTCCTTCACAGATGTTCCTTTCTGCAGAAGGTCGCCATGGGTGAAAACCACAACTGTAAAATGCAGAGCCTTAGAGCCCAACGCCTGTTTGAACTGTCGCActgcctccttctcctcctgagTGAACCTCCCAATGTGAATAACAAGTAGGAATACATGGGGCCCAGGATACAGGAGGCTGACACTTCTCCTTAGCTCCCTTTGCACATCCTGCAGAGTCTGATGAGTGTCCAGCAGGCCTGGGGTGTCCACGAGTACCAGGTGCTTCCCACGAACATCTCCATTGACACTGCGACAGTGCTGCGTGACGGAAGAGCTGTAAACCATTGAGTCAAAGGCCTTACGACCCAAGATGGAGTTGGCAGTGGAGCTTTTTCCACTGCCGGTCTTCCCAAGCAAAACTATTCTGAGCTGAGTCGTGGACGGAGGTGGCTTCCTGGCTGAAGAGGCAAAAAATCAGAAAGATTGTGAGAAAAATAAGGTGAAGTTAACATTGTTTCCATAATGTGGACAACTGCCTTTGGCTCCATATGAAAGCAcagcatatacacacaaacacttcattGTACTtgacttaaccctaaccctctttTAGGCATTTTTTGTGGACCGTAACTAACATTGGTTtaacaagaaagaaagacagaaaaaaagagacatttaccTGCAAAAGTGTTGGTAGACAGTTGCTTGCCGatgactgacattttgtttctgttcattctGCTCCTTGAACTGGGAACAAATGACTGCAGTTCGTCTCTATTTAGATTCTGGCATGGTGGgcgtgtctgtctctgtgaaacACTAAATCCCGTCTAAATtctaatatcatcatcattctcTAAATCCACATGCTCTGCTGCACTGTCTgaagatagatcgatagatactttattgatcccaaaggAAATTCAAGTCAAAGACTTTAAATTTAGCCTTGTGGGAGGGGGCTTATCTGAGCAGTGATCAGTGTAATCAACATCCAACAGACTATTCACGGGACGGTTGTATTGTTTGATCTTAGAAGGAAGTTGATTAGTTGTTGATCAAGAGCCGCCAGGTATTAATGCCCCTTTTCCTGCCAGTGTCACATGACTGGACAATAATGCTGACAGGCAAGCACTTGACACTGCTGAAGGATAAAAAATAAGCAATGATGCAAATTTCAAGGATTGAGGAAACTTCCTGAGCAAAAACGACTATTTGACTCCAGACCAGTGTGTACagatatgtactgtatgtattccACTAGATGGAGGCAAAGTTCAATTCAACTAATCTGACGTGTGATTTGGGGAgagtcacaaacaaaaatgacctGACAAACTTTGTTTTACAGAATTTATCAGTTCTTAAAATATACTTTGTACTTTGCTGATATTGAACAATCTCCCCGTATTTTGTGTCCCTTGTGAATAACTGCTTACACTGTACTGTTTGCACTACCCTAGTCCCACTGTATACATAATGTATACACACGTGGATGTCtctatattattttatattgaaTGCGATGAATTAGgatgtatctttttttttaatgagcaaaGCGAAATAACACCTTGTATGCACTAAagcaatactttttttttcagaaaaagcATGTAGACATAAATGAACAATTTATAAGCAAAAGCATTATCGTGTcgtgaataaaacatgtaaaactctGGATACAAGCTTTAAGGTCTAAATGTTGCATTATCAGTGTAGGGctcttttcaaacacacatgaaaatgCCTCTTTTCACTAAATATGTCACATTCACTACTCACAAtcataaaagacagaaaaatcgCATACGCTATCACCTGGCTTTAATGTCTAAAGCTTGTGGCGTGATTCACTATTTGGTTACAGCCGGTAGAATGTCTCACTGACCTTTGCCCTGTTTGTTAAATGACCTTCAAGGTTGTTTTACAGGTATTTAGGTTATTCAACTGATGCTATCATTGTAACTGTCTCTGGAAAACAGTTTCTTCTGGTtgctttaaatgtaatgtaaataatgaaatgccTATAGCTGGATTTCTGGCTGTTGGCTCATCAATAATAGAAAGATCATGCATGTTCAAGGCGAGGCCCAGATTGTCTTACCACTCCAGTGCTCATGACACATGGAAGTAGATCTGACTTTAACTAACTGAGAGCCTTGTGTGATTCTGTTTGTAAATGGATGTGTTGTGTGCAGTGACCTTGTGtcaaagcaaaaaacaacaacatgtaacccacacaagcacacaacacaacactggtgTATCAATTGCAAGCTTATTTTAGACAAAAACAGTTTTAGAGTTTTTAAAGTAGAAATGAGGTAACTCTGGAGTAACACTAAGGTCCAGCAACGTCCGGGAATAAATGTTTCAATGAAGGTCAAAAGGAGAGGATTGGGATGTCAGGAGGCCTTGGCAATGATGAGGATGCTCATGAGGAAGACCATAATGAAGAAGATCCACATGAAAAAACGATCCATCACCTTGGCAACCTTCTTCCACTCTGCTACCTTGACACATGTAGCTCTCTGCTCACGGAAGCAGTTGGCGATATATTGGATGTTGCTCACCACCTAAGGTAAAATCAGGCAGATAGGACTTAAAGGACTTCAATTAACTGTGATCAGAAATGTAGGTAAAGCAAGCAGTGGTAATTTCATGTACCTTTTCATGCTGGCGACAGGTACAGCAGCAGGGACAGGCAGGGATTTGATACTTCTCTGTTGGATAAAGGAGCTGCTCCTTCAGCACCTGATTGAGGTGCTGCAGGTTTTGTGGATGAGAAGGGACCTGATGGTCCAGTTCATCTTGTCTGATGTGATGGTAGTGCTTTCTCTCACCCCTCTCCAGTCTGGAAGCGTGGTTGTTATGGTTgttgtaatgatgatgattcttGTTCTTGGCAGAGCCATTCACTTGACTTTTGTGATGCACATTGTTATGATGCACACTGTGGCCATTGCTGTACTTGTATTGGTCATGATTGTGGCTACTTTCATGGAAATTGTCCTCATAGTAACAGCCTTTATCGCCTAAGGGTTCCTCAGGGTACAGTGGTGTCCGTTCAGTCTCTGGTGTGGTGCAGTTCTCCCCCACCTCATAGACGAAGAAGATTTTGGACATGTAGTCGATGATGAGCACCTTGGCCCAGTGAGGCACCGGCTTGGCCTCAGCACCACAGAAATGAATGTTCATAATGAAGATGGTCAGAGAGGTAGAGGCTGTGATCATAGTCATGGTGGCGATGTAGTATTTTCCTTGGGggaagaacagagagaaaaaggtTCTATGAAAGGGaatgggccctttgcacagcagccattttaaacagcTGACAGTTAGAATAATCGAATGCTAGCTTCCACAGTTTCTGGGTGTGTGttgtttcactgtcacactgtcctgccTGACATTAATCGAACAGAGCCATTGTTATATGATCAGTATCACCTATGCTTGGCCTGCTAAAACATCAGATAACATTTGTATTCTATTTGTATGTGGCCTTATGTGACCCCTTAGCTGAGTGATAACAGCACATATCACATGGGTGATAAGCCCTGAGCAGTTGGTCACTCCTGCTTTCAGAGATCTATTGCATGTCTCTTCCCAATTCTTTCACCCTGTGTCCTGTCTCTATCCCTCTATCTCTCACTGTCTCCATGCAAATAAGTGCAGCAACGAATAGAGCTACAAAAATGTTGGCCTCAAAGCAAGAAAACTCCTAATCAAGAGCttttctttgtggagtttgcaaGTTCCACTGTGTTCGGGTGGGTTTTGCCTGCAATATGTTGTCACTCAATGTCAACTGCAGCCCCCTCCCCTTCAAActtcatacaaatacacaaagtaCAATGTGTGTGGATTGATATTACCTCAAAAATATGAGCTACTCAGTCAACATTATTAGATCATTAATCAGTATTACAAGCTTTTAAATCAACGTCATGAGACAGGGCGTAGACATTATGAGCTTTTAGGCCAAGATGGAGATTCATTCTTTACAGGTAGTGTAGAGTCACCAGGTAACCTGATGTTCATGTATTTGGGCCAAGGAAGAAACTGAATAcccagaaaaaaataacacggacacaggaagaacatgcaaactccatataGAAGGGCGCGGCCAAGCCTTCTTGCTTTGAGGCAAACATTATGTTTGCTAACAACATCTGGTATATCTGACTTCTTCATGCTTTTCCTGGTACAAGAATAATTCAACAAATATACCAAGACAAATGCAAACCTATATATGGCATGCTTTCTGCAGGAGGCATGCTCTCAGCCACCAGCAACTGGAACACAGTGAGTGCCAGCAGCACCGTGACTCCAAGGGATACCTTCTCCCCAGAGTCGGCCGGCAGGTAGAAACCCAGTGGGGCGAGAAATGAGATGAGGAAGCAGGGCAGGAGCAAGTTGAAGATGTAGAAAGAGGAGCGGCGCTTCAGGAGCAAGGTGTAGGTGATTTCAGTGTAGGGGTCAGAGCAGCAGCCATACATCATAACATTTCTGACTGCAGGCATGCCATGGCACTCCCATTCCACATTGTCCACAAAGTCAGACAAGTCTCCACTGTCCATGCCCAAACTGATGTCCACCTGTATGGAGGAtacacagacagtgacagttGAGGACTTTTCTATTGTATTTAGCAAATATATGTAAACGAGTAGAATGTGACGCTCACAACGCGCTAAAAGAAGTTGGGACAGTTTGCAAGACTCATACAAGTAACACTGTTCTGGAAGGTTCCACAGGTTAAATGGCAGAGAGAAAGGGTGTCGAATGTGTGTGAACATTGAGCCCAAATGTATAACACAGACGTATTCAAGGTCATAAATCCATAAtcgaatttaaaaaaaaaacgcatcTGGGAAATTTcccatatttatatttcaaaatatttaGAAGACCATTGTAGTAATCCAGAGGCTGGTATGTCCTGTGTGGTGATAAATACTCTGAACGAGTAATGCAACATGGAAACCAAGAAAAGCaaccaaaaaaatatattggTTCGCTCTTTTTAGAAAACAAGTGTGTCAGAAAATTGGATTGGTATCTGTCATTAATATACCAAGTTTCAGCAATATACTAAGTATTTCATGGACAGCACAAAAGTCAATCAAGGAGTAAAATGTCATGAAAGTAAAGTTATTTGAGGTTTAGTCATGATTTCCTCTAATTCTCTCCCCACATTACACTGTTTATACGCACTTGGTTGCCATTATAGGTCCAGGAGCCAAAGGTGAGGTTACACTGCTGCCAGTCAAAGGGGAAGTAAGCGACATCCACAACACATGTGCTCTTTGTGATGGCAGGAGAGTCCCAGATGATCTCTCCATTATAACGCAGCTTTACATTAGTGCTGGATGGATCTGACGAGTCCTCATCTGCTCTACACAGACATCGAgtgaaaaagacacatttgaagGTATTTGTCTGCACCACATCACTcttgttatatatatactgtctaTGACTGTCTCATGACTGACTTGTTGTAGAGGACAATGTCCGGCTTCCAAACCAGGTCACTGGGGATGTTGATCATCTCCAGGTCATCATAGTCCTCCTTTTCCCACTTCAGGTAAGCATCGTACCAGACCTTCCTGATCCACAGGTATGTGGTTAGAACCTGGTTCCTCTCATCCTGCACAGAGAGAGATCACGATGATTAAACTGAATAACTTCATATTCCAGTACAGTGAGTGTGATGATAGATAAACTATAAAAACTTTAAACTATGaacttaaaacattaaaaatgttaaagctTTACGGAAGGATGGGTTATGATCAAATGAATGGGTTATGATAGAGAGA from Solea senegalensis isolate Sse05_10M linkage group LG6, IFAPA_SoseM_1, whole genome shotgun sequence harbors:
- the chrna9a gene encoding neuronal acetylcholine receptor subunit alpha-9-I, producing the protein MENYSNALRPVDDTDKALNVSLQITLSQIKDMDERNQVLTTYLWIRKVWYDAYLKWEKEDYDDLEMINIPSDLVWKPDIVLYNKADEDSSDPSSTNVKLRYNGEIIWDSPAITKSTCVVDVAYFPFDWQQCNLTFGSWTYNGNQVDISLGMDSGDLSDFVDNVEWECHGMPAVRNVMMYGCCSDPYTEITYTLLLKRRSSFYIFNLLLPCFLISFLAPLGFYLPADSGEKVSLGVTVLLALTVFQLLVAESMPPAESMPYIGKYYIATMTMITASTSLTIFIMNIHFCGAEAKPVPHWAKVLIIDYMSKIFFVYEVGENCTTPETERTPLYPEEPLGDKGCYYEDNFHESSHNHDQYKYSNGHSVHHNNVHHKSQVNGSAKNKNHHHYNNHNNHASRLERGERKHYHHIRQDELDHQVPSHPQNLQHLNQVLKEQLLYPTEKYQIPACPCCCTCRQHEKVVSNIQYIANCFREQRATCVKVAEWKKVAKVMDRFFMWIFFIMVFLMSILIIAKAS